Genomic segment of Engystomops pustulosus chromosome 8, aEngPut4.maternal, whole genome shotgun sequence:
TCTTCTGCTCACTACAGGAAAATCCCTTTGGGAACTGGTTGCAGAACAGTTTGAAGATCTGCTTGTCCGAATTCTGCTGCTGGCTGCCATCATTTCTTTTGTAAGTACTGAGTATACTTCATATATCAGATAGGGAAATGGTATGGaaaccatttatttatttaacatgCGTTTTTATTGATTTAATTTGTAAAAATGACAATAAAGCGTTACACACCGCCATGATATCTGGCAGCGCTATGCAGATCATGGAGTGCatttacaaacaaaataagacattacagggtAACACAAGAGTTATCTGGTGTAAAAGCCAAACTAATACAAGCTGATTATAATAAtgatcttcatttatatagcggcaGCTTATTCTGTAACTCTTAGTTAATCAACATCTAAAACAAAGCAACATTACTGGGTGATGAGGACGCTGTAGGTGAGAGGTCACCAGCACTAGGCACAGCTATGTATGTTGGTCATTGAGGAGTATTCCATATGTCCTAAAATAATGATCTTATgtgaacaaaactttctttctatatTATACAATGATATTCACTCATATAACATAGGGAGTGCTTTGTCCTTTACACTAAAATGTGAACTACAGCAGGTACAGCTTAGAGAAGatttgaattaccgtatatacccgagtataagccaacccaagtataagctaggccccctaattttaccacaaaaacctatatattttatactcgagtataagcagagtttgggttttcagcacatttttgttgtgctgaaaaactaggcttatactcgagtatatatgatacatacgtaaaaaatatacatatttaaacaTTTTCTAATGCCATTCTCTGATGGAGGTTTTCGGTCTGTCTCAGTCCCTCCCCTCCAGAGACTTAGGTTACCCTATGAAGAAATGCCCTATTCTGTGAAATAAACTGCTCAGCTGTTCCCAGACAATAAGCAGACAGTTCTTAGATCATGACCCTTCTGAGTATTTGAGGTCGGTTAATCTATGGGAAGGTGCTCCATGACTGAGGGCATCCCTCAGAGTGCAGGGTATGGAAAGTTTCAGCCGACACTTTCTTTATCACGAGGAAGAGTCCCATACATAAGGCTCTTGTAAGTAGTTGTACAGACTAGTACAAAGTACATTATCAAAGACTACAGACTGTGCAGTACTAAATAACAGCATTCAGGAAGATCATCCTAAAATGATATCATTACTTCCTGTATGTAAATAAGCTATCGCTGTATTCTGCATGTCACTAGTGAGACGTGTTACATCTATAGATTTTGTACAAGCTCCTGGGCACTTATAATAAATCTGTAACAGGACCCTCCACCTGCCATTAATACAGGTGGTCTCTGGGCCCCTTAGGGTTTAGGGCCCGAGCTGTTTGCTGGAGCTGCACGTTCTGTTGCTTTTTCCCTTCTTCTATAATGATACATTATACACAAACCACTTTCACATTACAATTCCTAATCCTCTTTTACAGAACAACTCCaagttatacacacacacacacttgcacGGCTCAGAAGGGCTTATCGCAGACTTGCCCAACatattattttatgttatattattcTTTTATCCATGGCTGGATTCTACTTTATATACGCAGAATAATCCCGAGTCACACCACAGAGAACTGGTTGGTGTTAGGTCACACATGATATGGGCCATGTGAAAGGGTTACCCAGGCTCTAACCCTGACCTTTTCTTTTCCCAACGAGCGGCACATTCTGCAAGTTAAATTTGTCTTGAAGATAACTCGATCCAGCCAGTGGGCAGCTCAAGTGTCAGACAGCTGCAgcgagactgcaggaggaggcccaACAAGAGAGGGGAGGTCAGGGGAGACAGAGGGTGTTCCTCGCAGGGCTGAGTGACAGGCCCGGGTGGCTATGTATTTTGCAAGCACAACAGCTGCATGAAGTATGGAAGGGCCCCATAAAATAGCTGTAAATCTACTCTTAGGTAATTTAAGACACTGTTGATAATAACAAGGGTCCTTCTGTGACACAGCTCTACTAAGAAACCCTGAAAAACAAATTTAGCTGACAAAGTATTTCATGAAATAAAAAAAGGTAAAGTTACAACCCTATAGTCAAACTAAACTAATTATCGTGGTGTATCCTTCCAACATCAGAGTAAACAAGGTAACCTTTAACAAACTTATATAAATGAATATACGCAGATGATATAGTTTATAGAAGAAATATCTTCCTGTGTCCTTCTATTCCCTTTATCCTACATTCAAGCAGTTTCTGTAACTCAGCTTTCTGTTCTGTAATCTACGGACAGCTCAAAGATACAGGagcctggatagtctaatcttctAATGAAGCTGAATAATTATGTTAAATATTCTATAGCTATGAACTATAACTATATAACATATAgataactatataactataacATCCTTCGCCACCTATCCTTGTTCTTATGCTGTATATGGGaactcagatacactgctcactacaggagaaagaaaagacaaaaaaattaagataaatgCGATCTAGGTTTTTCTTTACTGTTGCAGAGTTAGATGTAATGGTTACAGTAGGTATGAGTTTTTGGCTTTATATGTACCTGTATTCgctacagtatatagacagaagGGGTAATGTGAAAAAACAAGAGGTGTAAAAGTTATAGCTCTACAACCTATACAGCAATTATACATATAATCTGATCGGGGCTGATAACAGTGTGTGGTTCGCAGGTCCTGGCCTGGTTTGAAGAAGGTGAAGAGACAATCACAGCTTTCGTGGAACCCTTTGTCATCCTGCTCATTCTCATCGCTAACGCAGTTGTAGGAGTCTGGCAGGTAAGAGCGTTTCTACAGATACATCTATTGGCTCTTTGCTCATGTTGTTTCCATCAATCACAACcaagaaaaaaaatactatacTTTATTAGACGATCACTTCTAACCGATTTCCTGTCTGCAATTTCTAAGACATGTGTTTGTCACCCAGGAAAGGAACGCTGAAGATGCCATTGAAGCTCTTAAGGAATATGAACCCGAGATGGGAAAAGTTTACCGCAGTGACAGAAAATCAGTACAAAGAATCAAGGCAAGAGAAATTGTGCCTGGTGACATTGTGGAGGTAGCAGGTGAGTAGTTGCAGAGACTTCTACACAATATATATGGCTGACAGCATATAACATCTGTCACACTTAGGcccaaaagccttttttttactttattgctcCAATTTAGCTAAAGGATGGTTGATAGCTTTCTCCCTCTGAGACCTCTGATTTGTAAATCACAGATCCCCAATGCTGACCATGTTTGCCTCATTCATGAATGGATGTAATAACAACTAGAAAGGCAATTTTACACTAAATCTTATATTTATGAGGATTGCACTGTACATGCAGCAATACTGCTGGTACTGCACACATCGTATAACAAAGCTCTTTACTCACAGCCAATTATAGGCAGCAAGCAAGGAGCTTTGTTATGACTATAAGCCCATAGCCATCAGTTGATCAGTCAAATGGGGCAGGCTTCCAGACAAttctgcatgagactgtggtggcgcTGAGTGGGGCATATTAACAAAAGGGCAGCCACCATTACCATCTCTGCTATGAAGCTGGTGGTCAGATGTTCGGCTGGGTCTGGGTGCCTGCCTTAGTGGCTCTGGCTGCATACTAGATGCAGTCAATGCACAGTAGAAGCCCTCAGGAAGTTATAGTCATAGACAAAATAAATTATCTGTGCCACAGTCCAAAATAACACCTCTTACTGTGTGCTTTATCATTGAGCTATACCTGGCTGATGTATAGATAGCTGGTGTGTGTTCCCAACTGCGGCCCTAATTGTATCCTACCCGGTCTCGCTCAGTTGCAGACGTGCTTCTTACAGATATTCCATTGGTGATAACTATTTGTACATTGATTCTTAGTAAACATATTCATAGTGATGCCTTCTATTTGTTCTTAGTTGGTGACAAAGTCCCAGCTGATATCAGACTCATCAGCATTAAATCTACCACCCTGCGTATCGACCAGTCCATCCTGACaggtaggtaaaaaaaaaaacccaaacagatAAAACAGTaaactgtaaattattttatGGACTCCTTACCTAATACTTGTGTGTCCTGTAGGAGAGTCTGTCTCTGTCATCAAACACACAGAGGTTGTTCCCGACCCCAGAGCTGTCAATCAGGACAAGAAAAACATGCTGTTCTCCGTAAGTGTTTTACAGTCTATTTTGTCTTCTATTCAGTTTCTAGTCTTTCGACTCGCGGGCTTATTGTACTTAACTCTTGATCCTAGGGTACCAATGTAGGAGCTGGTAAGGCTATTGGCGTTGTTATTGCCACTGGTGCCAACACTGAAATTGGTAAGATCCGTGATGAGATGGCAGCGACAGAACAAGAGAAGACCCCACTTCAGCAAAAACTTGACGAGTTTGGAGAGCAGCTGTCCAAAGTCATTTCCCTCATCTGTGTTGCTGTATGGCTCATCAACATTGGACACTTCAATGACCCCATCCATGGCGGCTCTTGGATCAAAGGAGCCATTTATTACTTCAAGATTGCTGTGGCTCTGGCTGTGGCTGCTATCCCTGAAGGTTGGTGAAGTACACTACCACAAATAATAACACGGACACAGTGTGCTCCCCATACAATAGCTATCTGTGGTTTACACTTACAGGTCTCCCCGCTGTGATCACCACTTGTCTGGCCTTGGGTACAAGACGTATGGCTAAGAAGAATGCTATTGTCAGAAGCTTGCCCTCTGTGGAAACTCTTGGTTGCACATCAGTCATTTGCTCTGACAAGACTGGAACTCTGACCACCAACCAGATGTCTGTCTGCAGGGTACGTTTATACTGTGGCTAGGAATCCTACTGGAGAGGGCAAGATCTTTATAGAGTGAATTAATTCAATTAATTTGTGTCTTACAGATGTTTGTTCTTGATAAAGTTGAGGGTGATGCCTGCACCCTGAATGAGTTCTCCATCACTGGATCCACCTATGCCCCCGAAGGAGAAGTGTGAGTTTATTTGTCTAGTCAAATTTTTGGCACTTATGACACATGCACAACAAACCTGAatgactttaaaggacacctaccaccaagatgaaggattgtaaaccaagcacactgacatgcatatgtgtgccccctccagcagtacccgctcttcttttagattcttatgccctcaTATTTACAAAACAAGTTCACAATTATTCTGGGTTCCTTTAAGGAACATACACGTACAACCTGTGTATTTCTTGTCAATTTCCAACACCATTCATCTATTTTATCCCCTATTCAAACCTCTTCATCCCTACCCACCTTACCCACTTTTGCTCATACATGATCTACTGCCTTTGTCCTACTTTACAATTTTCCATCCCTCGATTACTGCTTCTATCCCCATTTTTTTGCATGTCATCTCTTTCTTTTTGTTCATGATCTGCTCTTCCTTCTGTCTCATCTCCACCTATACGTGGCTGGCCTTGTCTCTCTGTGGTGCCATGTCAGTATGAAGAATGATAGGCCTGTGAAGGCTGGCCAGTATGATGGCCTAGTGGAACTGGCCACAATCTGTGCACTTTGCAATGACTCTTCCCTCGACTTCAATGAGGTAAAAATGAGATATTTGAGCATTCACCTAACATCACCGGAtgtggtttgattttttttttttaacacttactGCATGAGCTATTAACTTTGTTATAAGTTTTGGAGTCCGCACCAAagtttttcattttaaaataaaacctttttaaGGGTTAATAACTACTAAACTTCCATATGGTACCTACTAGAACTAGGATTTTAAATTGTAGTTATAtagcaagaaaaaaataatacattttattaaataattttatttttaaagataaTTCTCAGTTTGTCTAACCCCATTCATACAACTGTATATGGcaatgggcactgcacagtatagtGAGCACTTACTTGTGTCACCGCACCGTTGCAGGAAAAAGGACAGATAAATGCTCTATCTTTCACTGTATGTACAGCCCAGTAGCACGGCTCCTTCAGCCGGCTGTGTGCTTCACCTCGGTTCCGGCCTGGGCGTAGCATACGCTCGTGTGTAAGGGGCCTAATACTCAAGAACAAAAATCTTTACATACATTTATTCTCTATAGTGCCCATACTGCCAAGTACATTGGTAATGaggatgtataatataatatatatatatatatatatatatatatatatatatatatatagctaacgtgaaggggttaactgtactTATATTCTTTTATCAACCTCTATTTTCCTCTTATTTCTGCACTTCTTACTCCGGCACGGCACACAGTCATCCCTATTAACATATGTATTGGTGAAAACTGCTTAACTTATTATATAATTTCTTTTACCCCCTCAGTCCAAAGGAGTATTCGAGAAGGTTGGAGAAGCCACCGAGACAGCCCTGACAACTCTTGTTGAGAAGATGAACGTATTTAACACAGAAGTTAAGAGTCTGTCTAAAGTTGAGCGTGCCAACGCCTGCAACTCTGTAAGTGTTAGAAAACTGCTCACAAAATCCGATAGAACGTCTATCTTTGCTTCATCATGTTTCTGCAAAACACAAGATGAGATAACCTTCTACTTTCCCAGAAGTACTGCCTAACTTGTGACATACAACCCCAGCTGCCTGCCTTCTACCATTATAGAAATCTAATTATGTACCACTCAGCAGGCTGGCAACAGTGTATCAAGAACTCGGCTATAGCGCACACCTGCCTTGTACTTGTCATGTACAAGAAACCCAACTCCCTTCTAGCAATGTGCTTCTTAATGATCCCCTGAAATGAACTATCCCAAACACATGCCACGGGGGTATTATGTACAACCACTCTATGGAGTTCAGTTTTTTCCAAGTTCTATAAAACGTTAAAAGTTTCTGAAACGTGAAcgacaaaaaaaaatctctatttttacaaaaatatttctcgtgtgatttttttttccaggttaTCAAACAGCTGATGAAGAAAGAATTCACCCTGGAGTTCTCCCGTGACAGAAAGTCCATGTCTGTCTATTGTACCCCCGCCAAGGCTTCCCGTGCTGCAGTTGGTAACAAGATGTTTGTGAAGGTAAGGGTGTAAATCCATAATATAcggctataaaaaaaattaggttGGCAATTTACTCTGCTGGTATCCAATTCAAATGGCCTTAGTACAGATAGTCCATTGaaatgctgcacagtagattagCTACAGATCTATCTTTGCATTGaaaattaaatttattttttttttttatttttttttacacacaacAGGGTGCCCCTGAGGGTGTCATTGACCGTTGCAACTATGTACGTGTGGGCACAACACGTGTACCTCTTACTCCAGCCATCAAGGACAAAATCATGACCGTAATCAAGGAATGGGGCACAGGCAGAGACACCCTGCGTTGCTTGGCTCTGGCTACAAGAGACACCCCACCAAAAAGAGAAGACATGATTCTTGACGACTCTACCAAGTTTGCCGACTATGAGGTAATCTATGTTTATTTAAGACTCTTTCGATGgtgtgcacattacttacttgtATTTCACACCACCCTCTGTTTGCTCATTTGTCTGTTCACATGACATTAATGAACACAATTTATCATTTATGTTGGGATGTATATGGTAAATGGATTCCTCTGACAGATGACATACAGGGGAATCCGTCCATCCATAAAATATAGACTTCCTTACATGCTTTTAATAGCTACTGCTGTATGGGATGGTAACTCCTATTAAGCTATTCCATACAGTTTTATGTGTTGGTTGATTCTGTTGACATTGTATAAGTAATGTAACCCTATGAACCCTGTACTGCCTGCAAAACCAAGATTCATTCATTTTCTTTTGCAATTCTTCTCCCACAGACTGACTTGACATTTGTTGGCTGTGTGGGTATGCTGGACCCACCTCGTAAGGAAGTTGTTGGCTCAATCAAGCTTTGCCGTGAGGCTGGTATCCGTGTCATCATGATCACTGGTGATAACAAGGGCACAGCCATTGCCATCTGCCGTCGTATTGGCATCTTCAGTGAGGATCAAGACGTTTCCGGATGTGCCTACACTGGTCGCGAGTTTGATGACCTGCCCCCAGCAGAACAAAGACATGCCTGCAAAAATGCCTCCTGCTTTGCCAGAGTCGAGCCAACACACAAATCCAAGATTGTTGAGTTCCTGCAGTCCTTTGATGAAATCACAGCTATGGTATGTAACATGATTCAAATAGTAATTATTATAAATgattatactgtacatacttcCACAAGTTCACCTTTTAATACTCACACATTTTTTTGTCCTTTCCAACAGACTGGTGATGGTGTAAATGATGCCCCTGCTCTTAAGAAAGCTGAGATCGGTATTGCCATGGGTTCTGGTACTGCTGTAGCTAAGACAGCCTCTGAAATGGTGTTGGCTGATGACAACTTCTCCACAATTGTGGCTGCAGTAGAAGAGGGTCGTGCCATTTACAACAACATGAAGCAATTTATCCGCTACCTCATTTCCTCCAATGTAGGAGAGGTCGTCTGGTGAGTTTCATGCATGTTTTTTATTTAAGTTGCATTCTAGCAgtgtttaaacaaaaaaaaatcagattctaTAATGTGCCTTTGGTTGGCATAAACTGATTATAACGCTCCGTCTTCCTAGTATCTTCCTTACTGCTGCTTTGGGCCTGCCCGAGGCTTTGATCCCTGTACAATTGCTCTGGGTGAACTTGGTCACTGATGGTCTGCCTGCTACAGCTCTGGGCTTCAATCCCCCTGACTTGGACATCATGGACAGACCACCTCGTAGCCCCAAGGAACCCCTCATCAGTGGCTGGCTCTTCTTCCGTTACATGGCCATTGGAGGTAATTAAATAAAAACTTTGCACTTGTTTACAATTAAGTCATCCGTATCAGTTCTGCAAACAACAGACCATTACATAACCATTAACTATAACACTTGTTCATTCCTTGCAGGTTATGTGGGTGCTGCCACTGTAGGTGCTGCCGCTTGGTGGTTTATCTGTGCTGAAGATGGACCCTCAGTGACTTTCCACCAGCTGGTAATGATACGCCTCCTAATTATTCTCCATCTTCTATCTTTATTGTCAGGTTTATAATATATGATAACCTGTTGCCCACTCATGCCTTTCTCTTGCTTTGCCAGAGCCATTTCATGCAATGCACAGAGGACAATCCTGACTTTGAGGGTCTTGAGTGTGAAATCTTCGAGTCTCCAGTTCCAATGACCATGGCTCTGTCCGTGTTGGTCACCATTGAGATGTGCAATGCCCTGAACAGGTAAACAGGCATAAGGCGCCAATCTTGGTATGCCTTACATTAATAATCAACTTGCCTTTCTGCTCCACTATCACCTGTATGCTCAttctttccctttttttcatTAGTCTTTCAGAGAATCAGTCTCTGGTCAGGATGCCCCCATGGGTCAACATCTGGCTGTTGGGCTCCATCTGCCTCTCCATGTCCCTCCACTTCCTGATCCTTTACGTTGATCCCCTGCCAGTGAGTAAAATATACTTAAACATGGCTACCTCCACTTAATATTTTACTTAAATCATATCCAGGTGTTTAGAAAGGAGAGGAAATTATTTGATtggtttcaattaaaaaaaaaaatctataattaatAGGGACAGAGATAATGTTTAAGgttttattataatatatgtaAATACATTCTTAACATTCTCCTTCTCTTATTTCCCCTCAGATGATCTTCAAGTTGACACCTCTGAATGTTGAACAGTGGTTTGTTGTCCTGAAGATTTCTTTCCCTGTCATCCTATTGGATGAACTTTTGAAATTTGTTG
This window contains:
- the ATP2A1 gene encoding sarcoplasmic/endoplasmic reticulum calcium ATPase 1 isoform X2 — translated: MENAHTKSTEECLAYFGVNENTGLSPDQVKKNFDKYGPNELPAEEGKSLWELVAEQFEDLLVRILLLAAIISFVLAWFEEGEETITAFVEPFVILLILIANAVVGVWQERNAEDAIEALKEYEPEMGKVYRSDRKSVQRIKAREIVPGDIVEVAVGDKVPADIRLISIKSTTLRIDQSILTGESVSVIKHTEVVPDPRAVNQDKKNMLFSGTNVGAGKAIGVVIATGANTEIGKIRDEMAATEQEKTPLQQKLDEFGEQLSKVISLICVAVWLINIGHFNDPIHGGSWIKGAIYYFKIAVALAVAAIPEGLPAVITTCLALGTRRMAKKNAIVRSLPSVETLGCTSVICSDKTGTLTTNQMSVCRMFVLDKVEGDACTLNEFSITGSTYAPEGEVMKNDRPVKAGQYDGLVELATICALCNDSSLDFNESKGVFEKVGEATETALTTLVEKMNVFNTEVKSLSKVERANACNSVIKQLMKKEFTLEFSRDRKSMSVYCTPAKASRAAVGNKMFVKGAPEGVIDRCNYVRVGTTRVPLTPAIKDKIMTVIKEWGTGRDTLRCLALATRDTPPKREDMILDDSTKFADYETDLTFVGCVGMLDPPRKEVVGSIKLCREAGIRVIMITGDNKGTAIAICRRIGIFSEDQDVSGCAYTGREFDDLPPAEQRHACKNASCFARVEPTHKSKIVEFLQSFDEITAMTGDGVNDAPALKKAEIGIAMGSGTAVAKTASEMVLADDNFSTIVAAVEEGRAIYNNMKQFIRYLISSNVGEVVCIFLTAALGLPEALIPVQLLWVNLVTDGLPATALGFNPPDLDIMDRPPRSPKEPLISGWLFFRYMAIGGYVGAATVGAAAWWFICAEDGPSVTFHQLSHFMQCTEDNPDFEGLECEIFESPVPMTMALSVLVTIEMCNALNSLSENQSLVRMPPWVNIWLLGSICLSMSLHFLILYVDPLPMIFKLTPLNVEQWFVVLKISFPVILLDELLKFVARNYLEA
- the ATP2A1 gene encoding sarcoplasmic/endoplasmic reticulum calcium ATPase 1 isoform X1; the protein is MENAHTKSTEECLAYFGVNENTGLSPDQVKKNFDKYGPNELPAEEGKSLWELVAEQFEDLLVRILLLAAIISFVLAWFEEGEETITAFVEPFVILLILIANAVVGVWQERNAEDAIEALKEYEPEMGKVYRSDRKSVQRIKAREIVPGDIVEVAVGDKVPADIRLISIKSTTLRIDQSILTGESVSVIKHTEVVPDPRAVNQDKKNMLFSGTNVGAGKAIGVVIATGANTEIGKIRDEMAATEQEKTPLQQKLDEFGEQLSKVISLICVAVWLINIGHFNDPIHGGSWIKGAIYYFKIAVALAVAAIPEGLPAVITTCLALGTRRMAKKNAIVRSLPSVETLGCTSVICSDKTGTLTTNQMSVCRMFVLDKVEGDACTLNEFSITGSTYAPEGEVMKNDRPVKAGQYDGLVELATICALCNDSSLDFNESKGVFEKVGEATETALTTLVEKMNVFNTEVKSLSKVERANACNSVIKQLMKKEFTLEFSRDRKSMSVYCTPAKASRAAVGNKMFVKGAPEGVIDRCNYVRVGTTRVPLTPAIKDKIMTVIKEWGTGRDTLRCLALATRDTPPKREDMILDDSTKFADYETDLTFVGCVGMLDPPRKEVVGSIKLCREAGIRVIMITGDNKGTAIAICRRIGIFSEDQDVSGCAYTGREFDDLPPAEQRHACKNASCFARVEPTHKSKIVEFLQSFDEITAMTGDGVNDAPALKKAEIGIAMGSGTAVAKTASEMVLADDNFSTIVAAVEEGRAIYNNMKQFIRYLISSNVGEVVCIFLTAALGLPEALIPVQLLWVNLVTDGLPATALGFNPPDLDIMDRPPRSPKEPLISGWLFFRYMAIGGYVGAATVGAAAWWFICAEDGPSVTFHQLSHFMQCTEDNPDFEGLECEIFESPVPMTMALSVLVTIEMCNALNSLSENQSLVRMPPWVNIWLLGSICLSMSLHFLILYVDPLPMIFKLTPLNVEQWFVVLKISFPVILLDELLKFVARNYLEDKERLQ